The following proteins are co-located in the Citrobacter freundii ATCC 8090 = MTCC 1658 = NBRC 12681 genome:
- the trmL gene encoding tRNA (uridine(34)/cytosine(34)/5-carboxymethylaminomethyluridine(34)-2'-O)-methyltransferase TrmL produces MLNIVLFEPEIPPNTGNIIRLCANTGFRLHIVEPMGFTWDDKRLRRAGLDYHEFTAVLRHPDYASFVAAENPQRLFALTTKGTPAHSAVSYQDGDYLMFGPETRGLPSSILDALPAEQKIRIPMMPDSRSMNLSNAVSVVVYEAWRQLGYPGAVLRS; encoded by the coding sequence ATGCTTAACATCGTTTTATTCGAACCAGAAATCCCGCCAAATACCGGCAATATTATCCGTCTTTGCGCCAACACCGGCTTTCGTCTGCATATTGTTGAGCCAATGGGCTTTACCTGGGACGACAAGCGCCTGCGTCGCGCGGGGCTGGATTACCATGAGTTTACCGCCGTGCTGCGCCACCCTGATTACGCCAGCTTCGTCGCCGCAGAAAATCCGCAACGTCTGTTTGCCCTGACCACCAAAGGTACGCCAGCGCATAGCGCAGTAAGCTATCAGGATGGGGATTATCTGATGTTTGGCCCGGAAACTCGCGGTCTGCCATCCAGCATCCTCGACGCGCTGCCAGCCGAACAAAAAATTCGAATTCCGATGATGCCGGACAGTCGCAGCATGAACCTGTCAAATGCGGTGTCGGTGGTGGTGTATGAGGCCTGGCGCCAGTTAGGTTATCCCGGCGCGGTATTGCGTAGTTGA
- the gpsA gene encoding NAD(P)H-dependent glycerol-3-phosphate dehydrogenase: MNQSNASMTVIGAGSYGTALAITLARNGHQVVLWGHDPKHIATLEHDRCNLAFLPDVPFPDTLRLESDLATALAASRNILVVVPSHVFGEVLRNIKPLMRPDARLVWATKGLEAETGRLLQDVAREALGDSIPLAVISGPTFAKELAAGMPTAISLASTDDAFADDLQQLLHCGKSFRVYSNPDFIGVQLGGAVKNVIAIGAGMSDGIGFGANARTALITRGLTEMSRLGAALGADPATFMGMAGLGDLVLTCTDNQSRNRRFGMMLGQGMDVQGAQDKIGQVVEGYRNTKEVRELAHRFGVEMPITEEIYQVLYCGKNAREAALTLLGRARKDERSSH, translated from the coding sequence ATGAACCAAAGTAATGCTTCAATGACTGTGATTGGTGCCGGCTCGTACGGCACCGCTCTTGCCATCACCCTGGCAAGAAATGGCCATCAGGTTGTCCTGTGGGGCCATGATCCGAAACATATCGCGACCCTTGAGCACGATCGCTGCAACCTCGCGTTCCTTCCTGATGTGCCTTTTCCTGACACACTGCGCCTGGAAAGTGATTTAGCCACTGCGCTGGCCGCCAGTCGTAATATTCTGGTGGTGGTGCCGAGCCACGTCTTTGGCGAAGTGCTGCGAAACATCAAACCATTGATGCGTCCTGACGCACGACTGGTCTGGGCGACAAAAGGTCTGGAGGCGGAAACGGGGCGTCTGCTGCAGGACGTCGCGCGTGAAGCGCTGGGGGACTCAATTCCACTGGCGGTTATTTCCGGCCCGACGTTCGCCAAAGAGCTGGCTGCGGGCATGCCGACGGCGATTTCTCTGGCCTCGACGGACGACGCCTTTGCTGACGATCTCCAGCAGTTGCTGCACTGCGGCAAAAGCTTTCGCGTTTACAGCAACCCGGATTTCATTGGCGTGCAGCTTGGCGGCGCGGTGAAAAACGTCATTGCGATTGGTGCGGGGATGTCTGACGGCATCGGTTTTGGCGCGAATGCGCGTACCGCATTGATCACCCGTGGACTGACCGAAATGTCTCGCCTTGGCGCGGCGCTGGGTGCCGATCCTGCCACCTTTATGGGGATGGCGGGTTTAGGCGATCTGGTGCTGACCTGTACCGACAACCAGTCGCGTAACCGTCGTTTTGGCATGATGCTCGGCCAGGGTATGGACGTGCAGGGCGCGCAGGACAAGATTGGTCAGGTGGTTGAAGGCTATCGCAATACGAAAGAAGTTCGTGAATTGGCGCACCGTTTTGGTGTCGAGATGCCAATAACCGAGGAAATTTATCAAGTATTGTATTGCGGAAAAAACGCGCGCGAGGCAGCATTGACGTTATTAGGTCGTGCGCGCAAGGACGAGCGAAGCAGCCACTAG
- the cysE gene encoding serine O-acetyltransferase: protein MPCEELDIVWKNIKAEARALAECEPMLASFYHATLLKHENLGSALSYMLANKLASPIMPAIAIREVVEEAYAADPEMIASAACDIQAVRTRDPAVDKYSTPLLYLKGFHALQAYRIGHWLWHQGRQALAIFLQNQVSVTFQVDIHPAAKIGRGIMLDHATGIVVGETAVIENDVSILQSVTLGGTGKAGGDRHPKIREGVMIGAGAKILGNIEVGRGAKIGAGSVVLQPVPPHTTAAGVPARIVGKPDSDKPSMDMDQHFNGIHHTFEYGDGI, encoded by the coding sequence ATGCCGTGTGAAGAACTGGATATCGTCTGGAAAAACATTAAAGCGGAAGCCCGGGCACTGGCGGAATGTGAGCCAATGTTGGCCAGTTTTTACCACGCAACGCTGCTCAAACATGAAAATCTCGGCAGTGCGCTAAGCTATATGCTGGCGAATAAACTCGCTTCTCCAATCATGCCCGCCATTGCGATTCGCGAAGTCGTGGAAGAGGCCTATGCCGCCGATCCTGAAATGATTGCCTCAGCGGCCTGTGATATTCAGGCGGTACGTACGCGTGACCCGGCTGTCGATAAATATTCCACCCCACTTCTGTACCTGAAGGGTTTTCATGCGCTTCAGGCCTACCGTATCGGTCACTGGCTGTGGCATCAGGGGCGTCAGGCGCTGGCGATCTTCCTGCAAAATCAGGTGTCCGTTACCTTCCAGGTAGACATTCATCCGGCGGCAAAAATTGGCCGTGGGATTATGCTCGATCACGCAACCGGCATTGTGGTCGGTGAAACGGCAGTGATTGAAAATGATGTCTCTATTCTGCAATCCGTCACGCTAGGCGGGACCGGTAAAGCCGGCGGCGATCGTCATCCGAAAATTCGTGAAGGTGTAATGATTGGCGCGGGAGCAAAAATTCTCGGCAACATTGAAGTCGGGCGCGGCGCGAAGATTGGCGCAGGTTCCGTGGTTTTACAACCGGTACCCCCACATACCACTGCGGCAGGCGTACCTGCACGCATCGTCGGTAAGCCTGACAGCGATAAACCGTCTATGGATATGGATCAGCATTTCAACGGGATTCATCATACTTTCGAATACGGTGATGGCATCTGA
- the grxC gene encoding glutaredoxin 3 — protein MANIEIYTKATCPFCHRAKALLNSKGVSFQELPIDGDAVKREEMIKRSGRTTVPQIFIDAQHIGGCDDLYALDARGGLDPLLR, from the coding sequence ATGGCCAATATTGAGATCTACACCAAAGCAACCTGCCCGTTTTGCCATCGCGCAAAAGCGCTGTTGAACAGCAAGGGTGTGAGTTTCCAGGAGCTTCCGATTGACGGCGATGCCGTGAAGCGTGAAGAGATGATCAAGCGCAGTGGCCGTACGACGGTTCCGCAGATTTTTATTGATGCACAGCACATTGGCGGTTGTGACGACTTGTATGCGTTGGATGCGCGTGGTGGACTGGATCCCCTGCTGCGATAA
- a CDS encoding MFS transporter produces the protein MAYSGKVNIQQAIDDSPFSRFHWVIIVLGFLVLAIDGFDTAAMGYIAPTLSADWGIKKQDLGPVLSAALLGLSFGALLAGPISDRMGRKRVLVFSCLFFGLASLGTAYAQTLNMLTFWRFLTGLGLGAAMPNAITLVSEFAPKRCRSMAINTMYCGFPLGAAGGGVISSWLIPNYGWHSVLLAGAIAPLALTVLLVLFLPESVKYLVHRGKGVAQVKRIAQRFMSGSLEQVTQFYLDEDRVTVKKGSVAQLFSMPWLPGTLMLWMTYFMGLVIYYVLLSWMPTLMLGMGYPLAESAWLTSLFTFGGTAGILLAGWLMDRWEAHKVVSLGFILTMLFALALGFEHNHIILFGALIFLMGITMNGAQSGLQTLAATFYPTHCRATGIAWMQGVGRFGGVAGTMMSAQLLSLQWQADSILMFLSLPALIAAAATIYKLQRYKPHALTVA, from the coding sequence ATGGCTTATTCCGGAAAAGTGAATATCCAGCAGGCGATAGATGACAGTCCTTTTTCGCGCTTCCACTGGGTCATTATTGTCCTGGGTTTTCTGGTCCTGGCCATCGACGGCTTCGATACGGCGGCGATGGGCTATATTGCGCCCACGCTCTCAGCCGACTGGGGCATCAAGAAACAGGATCTCGGACCGGTGTTAAGCGCCGCGCTATTGGGCCTGTCATTTGGTGCACTGCTGGCCGGGCCGATTTCCGATCGTATGGGCCGTAAACGCGTGCTGGTCTTTTCCTGTCTGTTTTTTGGCCTCGCCAGTCTGGGAACTGCCTATGCCCAGACGCTGAATATGCTCACATTTTGGCGCTTTCTCACCGGGCTGGGTCTTGGCGCGGCAATGCCCAATGCCATCACCCTGGTGTCAGAATTTGCACCAAAACGCTGTCGTTCAATGGCGATTAACACCATGTACTGCGGCTTTCCGTTAGGGGCTGCAGGCGGCGGGGTGATCTCCTCCTGGCTTATCCCCAACTACGGCTGGCACAGCGTCCTGCTTGCCGGTGCGATCGCCCCGCTGGCCCTCACCGTATTGTTGGTGCTGTTCCTGCCGGAGTCGGTGAAGTATCTGGTTCACCGCGGTAAAGGGGTTGCACAGGTTAAACGCATTGCTCAACGCTTTATGTCGGGAAGTCTGGAACAGGTTACCCAGTTTTATCTGGATGAAGACCGCGTCACGGTCAAAAAAGGCAGCGTGGCACAGCTATTCAGTATGCCCTGGCTGCCGGGCACGCTGATGCTCTGGATGACCTACTTTATGGGATTGGTTATCTACTACGTGCTGTTGAGCTGGATGCCAACGCTGATGCTGGGAATGGGCTATCCGCTGGCTGAATCCGCCTGGCTGACGTCACTGTTTACCTTCGGCGGTACCGCAGGGATCCTGCTGGCCGGTTGGTTAATGGACCGTTGGGAAGCGCATAAAGTGGTGTCACTCGGCTTTATTCTGACGATGCTGTTTGCCCTCGCTCTCGGGTTTGAACATAACCATATCATCTTGTTCGGCGCACTGATCTTCCTGATGGGGATTACCATGAACGGCGCGCAGTCCGGGCTGCAGACGCTTGCCGCCACGTTTTATCCGACCCACTGTCGCGCAACGGGCATTGCCTGGATGCAGGGCGTGGGCCGCTTCGGTGGCGTAGCCGGAACGATGATGAGCGCCCAGTTGCTTTCCCTGCAATGGCAGGCAGACAGTATATTAATGTTCCTCAGCCTTCCGGCGCTGATTGCGGCTGCCGCAACGATTTACAAACTGCAACGCTATAAACCGCACGCGCTGACCGTCGCATAG
- a CDS encoding rhodanese-like domain-containing protein has translation MQEIMQFVSRHPVLSIAWIALLAAVLFTTFKSLTSKVKVITRGEATRLINKEDAVVVDLRQRDDFRKGHIAGSTNLLPSEIKANNFGELEKHKNKPVIVVDGSGMQCQDSATALIKAGFEQVSVLKDGVAGWSGENLPLVRGK, from the coding sequence ATGCAAGAAATTATGCAATTTGTTAGTCGCCACCCTGTCTTGAGTATCGCCTGGATTGCGTTACTGGCGGCTGTATTATTTACCACGTTTAAGAGCCTGACCTCAAAAGTGAAGGTGATTACTCGCGGCGAAGCTACACGTCTTATCAACAAAGAAGACGCCGTTGTTGTGGATTTACGCCAGCGCGACGACTTCCGCAAAGGCCATATCGCAGGCTCCACTAACCTGCTGCCGAGCGAAATCAAAGCCAACAATTTTGGCGAACTTGAAAAACACAAAAACAAACCTGTGATTGTGGTTGATGGTTCAGGCATGCAGTGCCAGGATTCAGCAACTGCGCTGATTAAAGCCGGTTTTGAGCAAGTATCCGTACTGAAAGACGGCGTAGCGGGCTGGAGTGGTGAGAATCTGCCACTGGTTCGCGGCAAGTAA
- the gpmM gene encoding 2,3-bisphosphoglycerate-independent phosphoglycerate mutase: MSVSKKPMVLVILDGYGYREDSQDNAIFSAKTPVMDALWAKRPHTLIDASGLEVGLPDRQMGNSEVGHVNLGAGRIVYQDLTRLDVEIKERTFFANPVLTDAVDQAKNAGKAVHIMGLLSAGGVHSHEDHIMAMVEMAAERGAEKIYLHAFLDGRDTPPRSAEHSLQKFEEKFAALGKGRVASIIGRYYAMDRDNRWDRVEQAYDLMTLAKGEFQFATAVEGLQAAYARDENDEFVKATVIRAEGQADAAMEDGDTLIFMNFRADRAREITRAFVNADFDGFARKKVVNLNFVMLTEYAADIKTAVAYPPASLANTFGEWMAKNEKTQLRISETEKYAHVTFFFNGGVEEPFKGEDRILINSPKVATYDLQPEMSSAELTEKLVAAIESGKYDTIICNYPNGDMVGHTGVMEAAVKAVEALDHCVEQVTKAVESVGGQLLITADHGNAEQMRDPSTGQAHTAHTNLPVPLIYVGGKNVKAVEGGKLSDIAPTMLTLMGMEIPQEMTGKPLFIVE, encoded by the coding sequence ATGTCGGTTTCTAAAAAACCTATGGTACTGGTGATTCTGGATGGCTACGGCTATCGCGAAGACAGCCAGGATAACGCCATTTTTAGTGCTAAAACCCCGGTAATGGATGCGCTGTGGGCAAAACGTCCGCATACCCTGATTGATGCGTCTGGTCTGGAAGTCGGCCTGCCCGATCGCCAGATGGGCAACTCCGAAGTGGGTCACGTCAACCTGGGCGCGGGCCGTATCGTGTATCAGGACCTTACCCGTCTGGACGTTGAAATCAAAGAACGTACTTTCTTCGCTAACCCGGTGTTGACCGATGCGGTCGACCAGGCAAAAAATGCCGGGAAAGCGGTACACATCATGGGTCTGCTCTCTGCTGGCGGCGTTCACAGCCACGAAGATCACATCATGGCGATGGTAGAAATGGCCGCTGAACGCGGCGCTGAAAAAATCTATCTGCACGCTTTCCTTGATGGTCGTGATACCCCGCCGCGCAGCGCTGAACATTCACTGCAGAAATTTGAAGAGAAATTTGCCGCGCTGGGCAAAGGCCGCGTAGCGTCCATCATCGGTCGTTACTACGCTATGGACCGCGACAACCGTTGGGATCGCGTAGAACAGGCTTACGATCTGATGACGCTGGCGAAGGGCGAGTTCCAGTTCGCTACGGCGGTTGAAGGTCTGCAGGCTGCTTATGCCCGCGACGAGAACGACGAATTCGTCAAAGCAACCGTGATCCGTGCCGAAGGTCAGGCAGATGCTGCTATGGAAGATGGCGATACGCTGATTTTCATGAACTTCCGTGCTGACCGTGCGCGTGAAATCACCCGTGCGTTTGTTAACGCTGATTTCGACGGCTTCGCCCGTAAGAAAGTCGTTAACCTCAACTTTGTGATGCTGACCGAATACGCGGCAGACATCAAAACTGCGGTTGCTTACCCACCAGCATCTCTGGCCAACACCTTTGGTGAGTGGATGGCGAAGAACGAAAAAACGCAGCTGCGTATTTCCGAAACTGAAAAATATGCGCACGTGACCTTCTTCTTCAACGGCGGCGTAGAAGAGCCGTTCAAAGGCGAAGACCGCATCCTGATCAACTCTCCGAAAGTTGCGACCTACGATCTGCAGCCGGAAATGAGCTCTGCTGAACTGACTGAGAAGCTGGTTGCAGCGATTGAGAGCGGTAAATACGACACCATCATTTGTAACTACCCGAACGGCGACATGGTTGGTCACACCGGGGTGATGGAAGCAGCGGTTAAAGCGGTTGAAGCGCTGGATCACTGCGTTGAGCAGGTGACTAAAGCGGTTGAGTCCGTTGGCGGCCAGTTGCTGATCACCGCAGACCACGGTAACGCAGAGCAGATGCGCGATCCGTCCACCGGTCAGGCACATACTGCACATACCAACCTGCCCGTTCCGCTGATTTATGTCGGTGGTAAGAACGTCAAAGCAGTCGAAGGCGGCAAACTTTCTGATATCGCCCCGACGATGCTGACGCTGATGGGTATGGAAATCCCGCAAGAGATGACTGGTAAGCCGCTGTTCATCGTGGAATAA
- the secB gene encoding protein-export chaperone SecB yields the protein MSEQNNTEMAFQIQRIYTKDVSFEAPNAPHVFQKDWQPEVKLDLDTASTQLADDVYEVVLRVTVTASLGEETAFLCEVQQGGIFSISGIEGTQMAHCLGAYCPNILFPYARECITSLVSRGTFPQLNLAPVNFDALFMNYLQQQAGEGTEEHQDA from the coding sequence ATGTCAGAACAAAATAACACTGAAATGGCTTTCCAGATCCAACGTATCTATACCAAGGATGTGTCTTTCGAAGCGCCAAATGCACCGCATGTTTTCCAGAAAGATTGGCAGCCAGAGGTTAAACTTGATCTTGATACCGCATCTACCCAACTGGCAGATGACGTGTATGAAGTAGTGCTGCGTGTCACCGTAACGGCTTCCCTGGGTGAAGAAACTGCGTTCCTGTGCGAAGTTCAGCAGGGCGGTATTTTCTCCATCAGTGGTATCGAAGGGACTCAGATGGCGCATTGCCTGGGCGCATACTGCCCGAACATTCTGTTCCCGTATGCCCGCGAATGCATCACTAGCTTGGTTTCACGCGGTACGTTCCCGCAACTGAACCTTGCGCCGGTCAACTTTGATGCGCTGTTCATGAACTATTTACAGCAGCAGGCTGGCGAAGGTACTGAAGAACATCAGGATGCCTGA